A portion of the Oxynema aestuarii AP17 genome contains these proteins:
- the sigC gene encoding RNA polymerase sigma factor SigC translates to MPGISFNPNTEDDKRVNAQEFDDRGIASESDDEEAYAPIDVELDVDDADSATLVNKPSRRTTDLVRLYLQEIGRVRLLGRDEEVAEAQKVQRYMQLKELRDEAATDDNPELKRYVHLIETRDRLSSQLGLRPSLERWASESGIDVTELKPSLAAGKRKWAELAGLVLEELEKIQTEGVGAKEHMIKANLRLVVSVAKKYQNRGLELLDLIQEGTLGLERAVEKFDPTRGYRFSTYAYWWIRQGITRAIATQSRTIRLPVHITEKLNKIKKAQRKLSQEKGRTPTIDDIAEELEMTPANVREVLLRVPRSVSLETKVGKEKDTELGDLLETDDISPEEILMREALQRDLQHLLADLTTRERDVIRMRFGLGDGHPYSLAEIGRALDLSRERVRQIEAKALQKLRQPKRRNRVRDYLEALS, encoded by the coding sequence ATGCCAGGAATTTCTTTTAACCCGAATACGGAAGACGACAAACGAGTGAATGCCCAAGAGTTTGACGATCGCGGCATCGCCAGCGAAAGCGACGACGAAGAAGCATACGCTCCCATCGACGTCGAATTGGACGTGGACGATGCCGATAGTGCCACTTTAGTTAACAAACCCAGCCGTCGCACCACGGATTTAGTCCGCTTGTACTTGCAAGAAATCGGGCGAGTTCGCTTGCTCGGACGCGACGAGGAAGTTGCGGAAGCGCAAAAAGTTCAGCGCTACATGCAACTGAAAGAATTACGGGACGAAGCCGCCACGGACGACAATCCGGAACTCAAGCGCTACGTCCATTTGATCGAAACCCGCGATCGCCTATCTTCGCAATTAGGATTGCGTCCGTCCTTAGAACGATGGGCCTCGGAAAGTGGAATCGACGTGACCGAACTCAAGCCGAGTTTGGCGGCGGGGAAACGCAAGTGGGCTGAATTAGCCGGATTGGTTCTCGAAGAACTAGAGAAAATCCAGACGGAAGGCGTGGGCGCCAAAGAACACATGATCAAGGCCAATTTGCGCCTGGTCGTGTCCGTCGCTAAAAAATATCAAAATCGCGGTTTGGAATTGTTGGATTTGATCCAAGAAGGTACCTTGGGACTCGAACGAGCGGTCGAAAAGTTCGATCCGACCCGGGGCTATCGGTTTAGCACCTATGCTTACTGGTGGATCCGTCAGGGGATTACTCGGGCGATCGCCACCCAAAGCCGCACGATCCGACTTCCCGTCCACATTACCGAAAAACTCAATAAGATCAAAAAGGCTCAACGCAAACTTTCTCAAGAAAAAGGTCGCACCCCGACCATCGACGATATCGCCGAAGAGTTAGAAATGACTCCGGCTAACGTGCGCGAAGTCCTCTTGCGCGTTCCCCGTTCCGTTTCCCTCGAAACGAAAGTCGGTAAAGAAAAAGATACCGAACTCGGCGACTTACTCGAAACCGACGATATCTCGCCGGAAGAAATTCTCATGCGAGAAGCTTTGCAACGGGATTTGCAGCATCTGCTCGCGGATTTGACCACCCGGGAACGAGACGTGATTCGGATGCGTTTCGGATTGGGTGACGGTCATCCTTATTCTTTGGCAGAAATTGGCCGCGCCTTGGACCTGTCGCGCGAACGGGTGCGTCAGATCGAAGCGAAGGCCCTGCAAAAACTGCGGCAACCCAAACGCCGCAATCGCGTCCGCGATTATCTCGAAGCGCTCAGCTAA
- a CDS encoding DUF6972 family protein, which yields MSGIEREIYLENRTSLINKHLPATEKSQKELETEGIVYLFNNRRTMEQVAEEIKKRGERTGAEDLEDKYERYGLFFAEPIGYILKLDGSQIPLHYGEIKIQKITGKYHVIPRTKPRRTKP from the coding sequence ATGAGTGGTATCGAGCGAGAAATCTACCTGGAAAATCGAACCAGTCTGATTAACAAGCATCTCCCTGCCACCGAAAAATCACAAAAGGAACTGGAAACAGAAGGGATCGTCTATTTATTTAATAATCGCCGAACAATGGAGCAAGTTGCAGAGGAAATTAAGAAAAGGGGAGAGAGAACCGGAGCAGAGGATTTAGAAGATAAATACGAACGCTATGGATTATTTTTTGCCGAGCCAATCGGTTATATTCTAAAATTAGATGGTTCGCAAATTCCTCTCCACTATGGGGAAATAAAAATCCAAAAGATCACAGGTAAGTATCATGTCATCCCTCGCACCAAACCGCGTAGAACAAAACCCTGA
- a CDS encoding twin-arginine translocation signal domain-containing protein has protein sequence MFSRRQFLQGSFGTMGAIAPALSPVPFATLDNF, from the coding sequence GTGTTTTCTCGCCGCCAATTTCTGCAAGGCTCGTTCGGTACGATGGGGGCGATCGCCCCGGCACTTTCCCCAGTTCCTTTCGCAACTTTAGACAACTTTTAG
- a CDS encoding Fur family transcriptional regulator → MSAYTASSLKAELNERGWRLTPQRETILQVFQNLPKNEHLSAEDLYTLLQNQGENISLSTIYRTLKLLSRMGVLRELELAEGHKHYEINKPYPHHHHHLICVRCNKTIEFKSDSILKVGTKTAKKEGYHLLDCQLTIHAICPRCQRALLPL, encoded by the coding sequence ATGTCTGCTTACACGGCCTCCTCACTCAAGGCAGAATTAAACGAACGGGGGTGGCGCCTGACCCCCCAACGAGAAACGATTTTACAGGTTTTTCAAAACCTTCCCAAAAACGAACATCTGAGTGCGGAAGATCTCTATACGCTGCTCCAAAATCAAGGAGAAAACATCAGCTTATCGACGATCTACCGCACCTTAAAACTACTATCGCGCATGGGGGTATTGCGAGAACTCGAACTCGCCGAAGGTCACAAACATTACGAAATCAATAAACCCTACCCCCACCACCATCACCACCTGATTTGCGTTCGCTGCAACAAAACCATCGAGTTCAAAAGCGACTCGATCTTGAAAGTCGGCACCAAAACCGCCAAAAAAGAAGGCTATCACCTGCTCGACTGTCAACTGACGATTCACGCCATTTGTCCGCGCTGCCAACGGGCATTACTGCCACTTTAA
- the lipA gene encoding lipoyl synthase — protein sequence MSVKPDWLRVKAPQWERVGNVKEILRDLKLNTVCEEASCPNIGECFHNGTATFLIMGPACTRACPYCDIDFDKTPRSLDPEEPANLAEAVRRMRLNHVVVTSVNRDDLPDGGATQFARCIEAIRAASPGTTIEVLIPDLCGNWDALETILKAGPEVLNHNTETVERLYRRVRPQGNYERSLELLRRSRAIAPWVYTKSGIMLGLGESEAEIRQVMADLRRVDCDILTMGQYLQPTPKHLPIAEWVAPETFEQWQTLGESMGFLQVVASPLTRSSYHAEQVRALMERYPRSRS from the coding sequence GTGAGTGTAAAGCCTGATTGGTTGCGGGTCAAAGCCCCTCAGTGGGAGCGCGTCGGCAATGTCAAAGAAATTCTGCGCGACCTCAAACTCAATACGGTCTGCGAGGAAGCGTCCTGTCCCAATATTGGCGAATGCTTCCATAACGGGACAGCTACCTTCCTGATTATGGGTCCGGCTTGTACCCGGGCTTGTCCGTATTGCGATATCGACTTCGACAAAACGCCGCGATCGCTCGACCCGGAAGAACCCGCGAATTTGGCGGAGGCGGTGCGTCGGATGCGGCTCAATCACGTGGTCGTCACCTCGGTCAACCGCGACGACCTGCCCGATGGGGGAGCCACGCAATTCGCGCGCTGCATCGAAGCGATCCGCGCCGCTTCCCCGGGAACGACGATCGAAGTGTTGATTCCCGATTTATGTGGCAACTGGGACGCTTTAGAAACGATTCTCAAGGCCGGTCCGGAAGTCCTCAACCACAATACCGAAACCGTCGAACGGCTCTATCGCCGGGTGCGTCCCCAAGGGAATTACGAGCGTTCCCTCGAATTGCTGCGCCGATCGCGGGCGATCGCCCCCTGGGTGTACACCAAATCCGGAATCATGCTCGGGTTGGGCGAAAGCGAAGCCGAAATTCGCCAAGTGATGGCCGATTTGCGCCGGGTCGATTGCGATATCTTGACCATGGGTCAGTACCTGCAACCGACGCCGAAACACCTGCCGATCGCCGAATGGGTCGCGCCGGAAACCTTCGAGCAGTGGCAAACCCTCGGCGAATCGATGGGCTTCTTGCAAGTGGTCGCCTCGCCGTTGACCCGCAGTTCCTATCACGCCGAGCAGGTGCGCGCCCTCATGGAACGTTACCCCCGTTCCCGATCGTGA
- a CDS encoding DUF1636 domain-containing protein gives MSEVTLFACCLCRFSPEEKSRDDLSGGEHLLARVQAELKARNLQERIAVRPLRCMAACSRGCNVTLAAPGKLTFVLSGLSPTESAVALSEFCEQYVATPEGKVPYRERSAIVREATALILPPLPYSPPQQ, from the coding sequence ATGAGTGAAGTCACTTTATTCGCCTGTTGTTTGTGTCGCTTTTCGCCTGAAGAAAAAAGCCGCGACGATCTTTCCGGTGGAGAACATTTACTCGCCCGCGTGCAAGCCGAATTGAAGGCTCGCAACTTGCAAGAAAGGATTGCCGTTCGGCCCTTACGCTGTATGGCTGCGTGCTCTCGTGGGTGTAATGTCACCCTCGCCGCCCCTGGCAAACTGACCTTTGTTCTCAGTGGGCTATCCCCTACTGAATCCGCCGTCGCTTTGTCGGAGTTTTGCGAGCAATATGTAGCCACTCCCGAAGGGAAAGTCCCGTATCGAGAACGATCTGCGATCGTTCGGGAGGCGACGGCCTTGATTTTGCCTCCGCTCCCCTATTCTCCCCCTCAACAGTGA
- a CDS encoding ATP-binding protein, translating to MNKAPSLVIDGIPVQVSETVAAVCRSRLVNAVNKLLDETNLEDIQITVGTQSANQKNGQKSEEGSKDAPENKSNYDLSPEDRAKKYKPTQPLFTFEQLVITKEVEEDLLLAVDLIELESKVFDDWGLRQIEPFPRTALNFHGKPGTGKTLAAHAIASKINRPILVASYAQIESMYHGEGPKNVEAIFMAAERENSLLFIDEADSLLSKRLTNVNQGSEQAINSMRSQLLICLERFRGVVIFSTNLVQNYDKAFETRVRHVNFPMPDEICRQQIWAKHLPDKMPKAENVSLAELAKVDDVCGRDIKNAVIDAAMRAARQGKNQLDLTDFINSIEAIKKARINVSSEDESRSLTPEEKKEIGKKIKEAIAKEENTDEK from the coding sequence ATGAATAAAGCTCCTTCTCTTGTTATTGATGGTATCCCAGTCCAAGTTTCCGAAACGGTTGCCGCAGTATGTCGTTCTAGACTTGTTAATGCAGTCAATAAGCTACTGGATGAAACCAATCTTGAGGATATCCAGATTACTGTAGGAACTCAATCGGCAAATCAGAAAAACGGTCAAAAATCAGAGGAAGGATCTAAAGATGCTCCCGAAAACAAATCTAACTACGACCTGTCCCCTGAAGACCGCGCCAAAAAATACAAACCCACCCAACCTTTATTTACTTTCGAGCAATTAGTTATCACCAAAGAAGTAGAAGAAGACTTACTGTTGGCGGTTGACTTAATTGAGTTAGAATCCAAAGTTTTTGATGACTGGGGTTTGCGACAAATTGAACCGTTTCCTCGTACCGCCCTCAACTTTCATGGTAAACCGGGAACGGGTAAGACTTTAGCCGCACACGCGATCGCCTCTAAAATTAACCGACCTATTTTAGTCGCCAGTTACGCTCAAATTGAGAGTATGTATCATGGAGAAGGGCCGAAAAATGTTGAGGCAATTTTCATGGCAGCAGAGCGAGAAAATTCCTTGTTGTTTATCGATGAAGCTGACTCCTTACTTTCCAAGCGACTCACAAACGTTAATCAAGGATCGGAACAAGCGATTAACTCCATGCGGAGTCAGTTACTTATCTGCTTAGAACGGTTTCGCGGCGTAGTCATTTTTTCCACTAATCTGGTGCAAAACTATGATAAAGCCTTTGAAACCAGAGTTCGCCATGTCAACTTTCCCATGCCAGACGAAATCTGTCGTCAACAAATATGGGCGAAACATCTTCCCGACAAGATGCCAAAAGCCGAAAATGTGTCCCTAGCAGAATTAGCTAAAGTTGATGATGTTTGCGGTCGGGATATTAAAAATGCCGTGATTGATGCGGCCATGAGAGCGGCTCGTCAAGGCAAAAATCAGCTTGACTTAACCGATTTTATCAACTCGATTGAAGCGATTAAAAAAGCTCGCATTAATGTGTCTTCCGAGGATGAATCTAGAAGTTTAACTCCCGAAGAGAAGAAGGAAATCGGGAAAAAAATCAAAGAAGCCATAGCCAAGGAAGAAAATACTGATGAGAAATGA
- the metE gene encoding 5-methyltetrahydropteroyltriglutamate--homocysteine S-methyltransferase: MTIQTMTLGYARMGKRRELKKALEAFWNDASDAESLLKTSRDIDVENWKTQLDGGIDCIGVGDRTLYDSVLDWTVRLGLIPPRFRGLQGLELYFAMARGQTGIPALEMTKWFDTNYHYLVPEIKADAEPQANFSDFLEIVRQSRSLLGERAVPIVLSPVTLLHLSRRKGKFEDDLAKLLPLYVDLLEQLKDLGITQVQLHDPIGVKSGVPDLQTAMTETYSRLTEVGLRIHLVSYFDDLGENYGWVTQLPVAAIGLDFTRGRNLELLQTQGFPADKQLGVGMVDARNVWKIRPSSVRATLEAIRTVTTNIYLHPSASLQFVPHDATQETKLPEPLRQVLSFARQKLEEVVLLSADDPETALAQIQRQWQAFEQFAPATPRVHERLRDLTVSDLERSLPYQQRRSHQPQLPAFPTTTIGSFPQTPEVRKLRLQLKRGEITQSEYEQRIDAEIAQCIELQEQVGLDVLVHGEFERTDMVEFFGQKLSGFAFTQHGWVQSYGSRCVRPPIIYGDITRTEPMTVREFEVARSLTSKIVKGMLTGPVTMLNWSFPRTDIPRREQAMQIALALRDEVADLEAAGAQIIQIDEPALREGLPLKSERWNEYLSWAVDAFRLAAAIAKPETQIHTHMCYCEFGDIIHQIERLDADVLSIENSRSNNETLFEITGAGYKHQVGNGIYDVHAPIVPSVEQMVQQLQTGVANLPTEQIWVNPDCGLKTRRWQEVIPALKNMVEAAKILREKPDES; encoded by the coding sequence ATGACCATTCAAACGATGACCCTGGGCTACGCGCGCATGGGCAAACGGCGCGAGCTTAAGAAAGCTCTAGAAGCGTTTTGGAACGATGCTTCGGATGCCGAGAGCTTGCTAAAAACGAGTCGCGACATCGATGTAGAAAACTGGAAAACCCAGCTCGATGGGGGGATTGACTGCATCGGTGTCGGCGATCGCACGTTGTACGACTCCGTCCTCGATTGGACGGTACGACTGGGGTTAATTCCGCCGCGATTTCGAGGATTGCAGGGGCTGGAGCTCTATTTTGCTATGGCGCGCGGTCAAACAGGGATTCCAGCTCTGGAAATGACCAAGTGGTTCGATACGAACTATCACTACTTAGTGCCAGAAATTAAGGCCGATGCCGAGCCACAGGCAAACTTTAGCGATTTTCTCGAGATCGTGCGCCAGTCGCGATCGCTGCTGGGAGAGCGCGCCGTCCCGATCGTCCTGAGTCCGGTCACGCTCTTGCATCTGAGTCGGCGAAAAGGAAAGTTTGAAGATGATTTAGCCAAACTCCTACCCTTGTATGTCGATCTTTTAGAACAACTGAAAGATTTGGGCATCACTCAAGTGCAACTTCACGATCCGATCGGGGTTAAAAGTGGCGTTCCCGACCTGCAAACTGCGATGACAGAGACTTACAGCCGACTGACTGAAGTTGGCTTGCGGATCCACCTGGTGAGCTACTTTGATGATTTGGGTGAAAATTACGGCTGGGTGACCCAGTTACCCGTAGCGGCGATCGGCCTCGATTTCACGCGGGGGCGCAATCTGGAACTGTTGCAGACTCAAGGATTCCCTGCCGACAAGCAATTGGGCGTGGGAATGGTGGACGCCCGCAATGTCTGGAAGATCCGCCCGTCATCGGTACGAGCCACCTTGGAGGCCATTCGGACGGTGACCACCAACATTTACTTACATCCTTCTGCATCGTTGCAATTTGTCCCTCACGATGCGACTCAGGAAACCAAGCTGCCAGAACCCTTACGCCAAGTACTGAGTTTCGCCCGACAGAAGCTTGAGGAAGTCGTGTTACTCTCTGCGGACGATCCGGAGACGGCATTGGCTCAAATCCAACGGCAATGGCAAGCATTTGAGCAGTTTGCGCCAGCAACGCCAAGGGTACACGAGCGCTTGCGCGATCTGACAGTCTCGGATCTCGAGCGTTCCCTTCCTTACCAGCAACGGCGATCGCACCAACCCCAGCTCCCTGCGTTTCCAACGACGACGATCGGATCTTTCCCGCAAACTCCGGAAGTTCGCAAGCTACGCCTACAGTTAAAACGGGGGGAAATCACTCAAAGCGAGTACGAACAGCGTATCGATGCTGAAATTGCCCAATGCATTGAGCTTCAAGAACAAGTGGGCTTGGATGTCTTGGTGCATGGGGAATTCGAGCGCACCGATATGGTGGAGTTCTTCGGGCAGAAACTATCCGGTTTTGCTTTTACCCAACACGGTTGGGTGCAAAGTTATGGCAGTCGCTGCGTGCGTCCGCCGATTATCTATGGAGATATCACGCGGACGGAGCCGATGACCGTGCGGGAATTTGAGGTAGCGCGATCGCTGACCTCCAAAATCGTCAAAGGAATGCTGACCGGGCCGGTTACGATGCTCAATTGGTCATTCCCGCGCACGGATATTCCGCGTCGGGAACAGGCGATGCAAATTGCACTGGCTCTGCGCGATGAGGTAGCCGACCTGGAAGCTGCCGGAGCGCAAATCATTCAAATTGACGAACCCGCTTTGCGCGAAGGACTGCCCCTCAAATCGGAACGGTGGAACGAATACCTTTCTTGGGCGGTGGATGCTTTCCGCCTGGCGGCAGCGATCGCCAAACCGGAAACCCAAATCCACACGCACATGTGTTACTGCGAGTTCGGCGATATTATCCACCAGATCGAACGGCTCGATGCGGACGTGCTGTCGATTGAGAACAGCCGTAGCAACAACGAGACTTTGTTTGAAATTACCGGGGCAGGTTACAAACATCAAGTCGGGAATGGGATCTACGACGTACATGCTCCGATCGTTCCGAGCGTGGAGCAAATGGTGCAGCAATTGCAGACGGGGGTTGCCAATTTGCCCACGGAGCAAATTTGGGTCAATCCTGACTGCGGCTTGAAAACCCGACGTTGGCAAGAGGTGATTCCGGCGTTGAAGAACATGGTCGAAGCGGCGAAGATTTTACGGGAGAAACCGGATGAGAGTTGA
- a CDS encoding methyltransferase domain-containing protein, whose translation MSLSFAIGALLALVAIATAVYLMSARKYQSSDSVANAYDTWTEDGILEYYWGEHIHLGHYGSPPQRKDFREAKADFVHEMVSWGGLDELPPGTTVLDVGCGIGGSSRMLARDYGFAVTGVTISPQQVQRAKELTEEDLDVNFLVEDALSLSFPDASFDVVWSIEAGPHMPDKALFAKELMRVLKPGGILVVADWNQRDDRQTPLNFWERPVMRQLLDQWSHPAFASIEGFAELLSATGWVEGEVTTADWSAATLPSWLDSIWQGIARPQGLVRFGLLGTIKSLREVPTLLLMRLAFGTGLCRFGMFRAVRSDSSRSAELALAETTV comes from the coding sequence ATGAGTTTGTCGTTTGCGATCGGCGCTTTGCTCGCACTTGTGGCGATCGCCACTGCTGTCTATCTGATGTCTGCCCGTAAATACCAGTCGTCAGACTCCGTTGCCAATGCCTACGATACCTGGACCGAAGATGGCATTTTAGAATACTACTGGGGCGAACACATCCACTTAGGTCACTACGGTTCGCCTCCGCAACGAAAGGACTTCCGAGAAGCTAAAGCTGACTTCGTGCATGAAATGGTGAGTTGGGGAGGCTTGGACGAACTGCCCCCAGGGACGACCGTGTTGGATGTCGGCTGCGGGATTGGGGGCAGCAGTCGCATGTTGGCGCGCGATTATGGCTTTGCGGTGACGGGGGTCACGATCAGTCCCCAACAAGTCCAACGGGCGAAGGAACTGACCGAGGAAGACCTCGACGTTAACTTTCTGGTCGAGGATGCCCTATCTCTTTCGTTCCCGGATGCCAGTTTTGATGTGGTTTGGTCGATTGAAGCCGGACCGCACATGCCGGATAAGGCGCTGTTTGCCAAAGAATTAATGCGCGTCTTAAAGCCGGGGGGTATCTTGGTGGTCGCCGACTGGAATCAAAGAGACGATCGCCAAACGCCACTCAATTTTTGGGAACGTCCGGTGATGCGGCAACTGCTCGATCAGTGGTCCCATCCGGCATTTGCCAGTATTGAAGGGTTTGCCGAATTACTCTCGGCAACGGGATGGGTCGAGGGTGAGGTGACAACTGCCGACTGGAGTGCAGCGACCTTGCCTTCTTGGCTCGATTCGATTTGGCAGGGGATAGCCAGACCGCAAGGATTGGTTCGTTTTGGTCTGTTGGGGACGATCAAATCTTTGCGGGAAGTGCCAACTTTGCTGCTGATGCGGCTGGCATTCGGTACGGGTCTGTGCCGTTTTGGTATGTTCCGGGCCGTGCGATCGGACTCATCCCGGTCAGCCGAGCTGGCTTTGGCAGAAACGACGGTGTGA
- a CDS encoding NAD(P)H-dependent glycerol-3-phosphate dehydrogenase, with amino-acid sequence MSATDREAGAIAPTRLAVIGAGMWGSTLGQLAAHNGHHVSLWSRHGDRSLAETVADAEILLSAVSMKGVRPVASQVRDLPIRPDAILVTATKGLDPETTCTPSTIWQDAVGDRPVVVLAGPNLSKEIQQGLPAATVVASTDFGAAERVQGIFSSMDFRVYTNRDPLGVELGGTLKNVMAIAAGVCDGLQLGTNAKAALLTRGLAEMIRIGSDWGAQVETFYGLSGLGDLLATCNSPLSRNYQVGYQLARDRGLPEILADLEGTAEGVNTTAVLLDRARRRDISMPISYQVGLLLDGSITPKAALEALMGRESKPE; translated from the coding sequence GTGAGCGCCACCGATCGCGAAGCCGGGGCGATCGCGCCGACCCGCCTCGCCGTCATCGGCGCCGGGATGTGGGGTTCGACGTTAGGACAATTAGCCGCCCACAACGGCCATCACGTGAGCCTCTGGTCCCGTCACGGCGATCGCTCCCTCGCCGAGACCGTCGCCGATGCGGAAATTCTCCTGTCCGCCGTCTCCATGAAAGGGGTGCGTCCCGTCGCTTCCCAAGTCCGCGACTTGCCGATCCGCCCCGATGCCATTCTCGTGACGGCGACCAAAGGCTTGGATCCCGAAACCACCTGCACCCCTTCGACGATCTGGCAAGACGCCGTCGGCGATCGCCCGGTGGTAGTCCTCGCCGGACCGAACCTCTCCAAAGAAATCCAACAAGGGTTACCCGCCGCTACGGTGGTCGCCAGTACGGATTTTGGAGCCGCCGAACGGGTGCAAGGGATATTCTCCTCGATGGATTTTCGGGTCTATACCAATCGCGACCCCCTCGGCGTCGAACTCGGCGGCACCCTCAAAAACGTGATGGCGATCGCCGCCGGAGTTTGCGACGGCTTGCAACTGGGCACCAACGCCAAAGCCGCCTTACTCACCCGAGGACTCGCCGAAATGATTCGGATCGGTAGCGATTGGGGTGCCCAGGTCGAAACCTTTTACGGCTTGTCCGGACTCGGCGACCTCTTGGCGACGTGCAATTCTCCCCTCAGTCGCAACTATCAAGTGGGGTATCAATTGGCGCGCGATCGCGGCCTGCCGGAGATTTTGGCCGATCTCGAAGGAACTGCCGAAGGCGTCAACACCACCGCCGTCTTACTCGATCGCGCCCGCCGCCGGGACATTTCGATGCCGATTTCCTACCAAGTCGGTCTGCTCCTCGACGGCAGCATCACCCCCAAAGCCGCCCTCGAAGCCTTAATGGGTCGCGAGAGCAAACCGGAATAG